The sequence GCCGGATTCAACGATGATGCAGGACAGTTCCGGTTTGCCGTCATCCCGCACGCCGGTCCTCGCTAAAACGGTTGAGCCGGTGGTGATATCGGTGGCGGCATTGGTGATAAAAATTTTGCTCCCGTTAATGACCCACTCATTGCCGTCCAAAACGGCGGTGGTCTGGGTATTGCCGGCATCAGAGCCTGCATTGGGCTCGGTCAGACCGAATCCCCAGAGGGCCTCTCCGCTACACAGCTTGGGCAAATATTTCTTCTTCTGCTCTTCATTGCCGAAATAATACAGCGGGCCGATACCCAGTGAGTTTTCGGCGGCAACGGTGGCGGCATGCGATCCGTCAACCCGGGCGATTTCTTCAACCGCTATGATATATGATAAGTAGTCCATGGCTTGGCCGCCATATTGTTCGGAAACAAAAACCCCGAACAGCCCCAGCTCAGCCATTTTCTGCATCGTATCATAAGAAAATTCTTCTTTTTCATCCAACTCCTTGGCAACCGGCTTGATCTCCTTTTCGGCAAAACTGCGCACCGATTCACGCAAGATCTCATGGTCAGTTGAAAGGCTAAAATCCATAAGCGCTCCTTTATCATCGGAAAATCCGACAATTATCAATTGGGGTCAGTAAACGAGCATTTTTTTATACGCTGGTCTGTGGTATGGTACTTGAAACTGGCCCATTTTATAGGCGCAAGACGTCGTGTTGTCAATCGTTATTGCAAAGGTTCCGGGTTCACCGTTCTGGGTTCAGGGTCGTATCTTTGAACCATTTAACCCTGAACCTTTGAGCCCTGAACCTCTGAACCCTGAACCTTGACTGAAGATGCCCGAGCTCCCCGAAGTGCAGACCATTGTCAATGACCTCAACGCTGCCGGCCTGCGAGGCCGAACCATCGATTCGGCCCGGGTTTTTTGGGCCCGCACGATTGCCGAGCCATCAGCCAGGGCATTTTGCAGCCGCATCAAAGGCCGGACGATCGCAGCCATCAAACGCCGCGGTAAATTCATTGTGTTTGGTTTTCAAAACGGCGGCCACTTGTTGATGCATTTGCGCATGTCGGGCCGGCTGCATCTGGTGACCCCGGATCAACCCCGCAAAAAGCACGAGCATGTGCTGCTCGATCTTAGCGGTGGGCAACAGCTGCGCTTCCATGATACCCGCAAATTTGGCCGCCTGTATCTGACCGCTGACGCTGCTCAAATTTTGAATCGTCTGGGGCCCGAGCCGCTTTCAAGGGGTTTTACACAAACACAATTGGCCGCGGGTCTCAAGCCGCGCAAGCGTCTGTTAAAACCTTTGTTGCTCGATCAGTCCTTTATCGCCGGACTCGGCAATATCTATGTGGATGAAGCCCTCTGGGAATCAAAGGTTCACCCCTGCCGGAGGGCAGCCTCTTTGTCTGCGACCGAAATTCGAGCACTGTACCGTGCCATACCACGGGTGCTCAAACGGGGCCTTAAAAATCTGGGAACTTCGCTGGGGACCGGTGAAACCAATTTTTATTCGGTGGCCAGGCATCAGGGCCGCAATCGCGACCAACTGAACGTATTTCGGCGCACCGGACAGCCATGCCCGCGCTGCCGAACTGAAATTGAGCGCATTATCGTCGGCCAGCGCAGCACGCATATCTGCCCCTTATGCCAGAGGATTTAAATGCGTCTTGCCAATGTAATATAATTTTAGCCAGTTTCAAGCCAAAAGAGTACAAAAGGTTTCAGTGTTCAGGTGTCAGGTGTCAGCCCTTCTGATTGTCCCTGAAACCTGAGACCTGACACCCGAAACCTGATGTATATTATGGACTGACAAGAGAATTTAGGTGTTAACCTGACATAGATTAACTGATTTTGAAAAAGAGGAACAGAAGATGCCCACCGGCGCCTGTGGTATTAACTGTGATATCTGCAAATTAAATCTGCTGGGGACCTGCTCCAGCTGCGGCCCGGGCACCAGCCCGCAGGCCGAACAAAAGCTGGCCGCTCAACATCGTTTACTGGGCGGCACCTGCGCCATTCTGGCATGTGCGCAATTAAACCGCGTGGACTATTGCCTGCGGGATTGCGCTCAATTTCCCTGTGATAATTTCTCCAAAGGTCCCTACCCATTCAGCCAGGCGTATCTTCAGATGCAGGATCGCCGCCGTCAGCAAATCCCGCCGGCCTTCGCTCCGGATCAATCGCCGGTGGAAGTCCCGTCGCATTTCTGGGATGCGCTGCAATCCAAAGATCTCAACGCCCTTTGCAACTGGACCCTTTTCAGGCCGGCATCAGACCGCCAATTGGTCTTTCAATTCTTGAACGAAGAGGTGCTGGTGGATGTGGCCGAGCGCTGCCTGAAACGCGATAGCGGTGGGAGCTGGATAAATTCGCCAGACCCGTTGCTGGAGCTGGTCACTGTCATTTACCTGAATAACGTCAAACAGCTTATCCCCCTCGGCAGCGACATTGTGGGTGTCAAAGACCTCAAAGAGGCCCATTTTTTCCAGGGGCCCCATGTGCTGCAAACCGACCCCCTGCTGCAGCGCTACGGTCAGGACATCAGCGGTTTTACAGCAGCTGCCCGGTTTCTGGACGGACGTCCGGTGGACATGGCTGATGCGGCTTATGAGCTGTTTCCGTTTCCGCGCGTGCCGCTGTATTTTTTATTCTGGCAAGGCGATGCCGAATTTGATCCCCGCATATCGGTGCTATTTGACCGCTCCATTGAAGCGGTTTTCGCCGCCGATGCCATCTGGGGCATAGTGAACCGAGTTGCCACCGCTCTGTTGCAGGGGCCCGTTGCTGCAAAACCATCACCGGCAGACGAATAATCACGGAAGCTGATGGAGCCCCTGGTTTAAGATAGCCTGCCGTCGCGATAACCACCTTTCTTTTGAACTCCGGTCATATTCTCCTAAAGATTAACCCTAAATTATCTGATACCT comes from Desulfobacterales bacterium and encodes:
- the mutM gene encoding bifunctional DNA-formamidopyrimidine glycosylase/DNA-(apurinic or apyrimidinic site) lyase is translated as MPELPEVQTIVNDLNAAGLRGRTIDSARVFWARTIAEPSARAFCSRIKGRTIAAIKRRGKFIVFGFQNGGHLLMHLRMSGRLHLVTPDQPRKKHEHVLLDLSGGQQLRFHDTRKFGRLYLTADAAQILNRLGPEPLSRGFTQTQLAAGLKPRKRLLKPLLLDQSFIAGLGNIYVDEALWESKVHPCRRAASLSATEIRALYRAIPRVLKRGLKNLGTSLGTGETNFYSVARHQGRNRDQLNVFRRTGQPCPRCRTEIERIIVGQRSTHICPLCQRI
- a CDS encoding DUF3786 domain-containing protein, whose amino-acid sequence is MPTGACGINCDICKLNLLGTCSSCGPGTSPQAEQKLAAQHRLLGGTCAILACAQLNRVDYCLRDCAQFPCDNFSKGPYPFSQAYLQMQDRRRQQIPPAFAPDQSPVEVPSHFWDALQSKDLNALCNWTLFRPASDRQLVFQFLNEEVLVDVAERCLKRDSGGSWINSPDPLLELVTVIYLNNVKQLIPLGSDIVGVKDLKEAHFFQGPHVLQTDPLLQRYGQDISGFTAAARFLDGRPVDMADAAYELFPFPRVPLYFLFWQGDAEFDPRISVLFDRSIEAVFAADAIWGIVNRVATALLQGPVAAKPSPADE